DNA from Desulfuromonas sp. AOP6:
TAAATATATTTCATAAAAATTATTCCTTGCGGGATGACTCACTACACTATTGTCACAATATTTGATTGAAAATCCAAGCTCAGATGCCCTTTTTCCCCACTCAAAGTCTCCGCATGACAAAAGAGATTCATTGAATTTGCCAACTTTTTCAAACACAGATTTATAACTCATCATATTGGCAGTAACGGCAAATTGCATATTTTCCACATATCTCTCTTGCTGAAAAGCATATGCCTTATCATAAATTTCGGCACAGGTTCTTTTTTTTGATTTGAAATTAAGTTCTATCTTACCACCAATCCGTGAAACACCTGCCTCTAACATCTTAATGCCGTTAGTCAGCCAGTCTTTATGAGGAATGCAATCAGAGTCGGTAAAAGCGAACAGGTCCCCCCTAGCAACCATAACACCAGCATTCCTGGCAGCGTATGAACCGAGCTTAGATTCAGAGATAAAAATGTAATTGGGAAAAAGGTCTGGAACCACTGATTTATCATCTGGATCGTTATTGACAATAATAACTTCAAATGAATTTTCAGGATAACTTTGTTTTGACAATGCTAAAAGACATATTTTGAGCCTGTCCCAATCATAGTATGTTGGAATTATTACAGAGACAAATGGGCAATGTTTCGATTCAGACATCACATTATTCATTAGAACAGACACTCTTTATAACACATTAGTTTTACAATAAAATTGTTTGCTTTCATATGTCTTCTAAGCTTGATTTCCTTATTGTTTGACGCTACACAATTTGACTTCACGTTATAAATTCTAACTTCAGATGAGCATCGC
Protein-coding regions in this window:
- a CDS encoding glycosyltransferase — its product is MNNVMSESKHCPFVSVIIPTYYDWDRLKICLLALSKQSYPENSFEVIIVNNDPDDKSVVPDLFPNYIFISESKLGSYAARNAGVMVARGDLFAFTDSDCIPHKDWLTNGIKMLEAGVSRIGGKIELNFKSKKRTCAEIYDKAYAFQQERYVENMQFAVTANMMSYKSVFEKVGKFNESLLSCGDFEWGKRASELGFSIKYCDNSVVSHPARNNFYEIYLKNRRLSGGNFFLSKNKSLFKFLYNEAFAPFSVLSRLLKRGDLTLYEKCVAFFLAFFLKIARLFEMVCLSFGRKPERK